The proteins below come from a single Zea mays cultivar B73 chromosome 8, Zm-B73-REFERENCE-NAM-5.0, whole genome shotgun sequence genomic window:
- the LOC103635072 gene encoding cell wall / vacuolar inhibitor of fructosidase 2, with product MASGTPYTAVGVIFLSVFLVAAASAGRTAAPAAAPSSKYSLEEACEQTAGHEDLCVETLSADPSSKTADTTGLARLAIQAAQRNASETATYLSSIYDDDSLENKTAQLQQCLENCGERYESAVEQLSDATSALDTGAYSESEELVVASQAEVRLCQRGCQAVPNHRNILSARNRNVDQLCSIALAITKLIHGPPS from the exons ATGGCTTCCGGAACGCCCTACACTGCCGTCGGCGTCATCTTCCTCTCCGTCTTCCTCGTCGCCGCGGCATCCGCAGGCCGCACCGCGGCACCTGCGGCCGCGCCGTCGAGCAAGTACTCGCTCGAGGAAGCGTGCGAGCAGACCGCGGGGCACGAGGACCTGTGCGTGGAGACGCTGTCCGCGGACCCGTCGTCCAAGACTGCCGACACTACGGGGCTCGCACGGTTGGCCATCCAGGCGGCACAGCGGAACGCGTCGGAGACGGCGACCTACCTCTCCAGCATCTACGACGACGACAGCCTTGAGAACAAGACGGCGCAGCTGCAGCAGTGCCTTGAAAACTGCGGCGAGAG GTACGAGTCGGCGGTGGAGCAGCTGTCGGACGCGACGTCGGCGCTGGACACGGGCGCGTACAGCGAGTCGGAGGAGCTGGTGGTGGCGAGCCAGGCTGAGGTGAGGCTGTGTCAGCGTGGCTGCCAAGCCGTGCCGAACCACCGCAACATCCTCTCGGCGCGCAACCGCAACGTCGACCAGCTCTGCAGCATCGCGCTCGCCATCACCAAGCTCATCCACGGACCGCCATCTTGA